In a single window of the Microbacterium sp. SL75 genome:
- a CDS encoding MFS transporter, with the protein MSRDENARKRLSRNSPQGLVVAILALAGLCSSFMFTLVVPIQSQLPQLLNASRDDTAWVVTSTLLAAAVITPIAGRLGDMYGKRRIVLVLLVVMMLGSVVAALSTGIIGMIIGRALQGAVVGVVPLGISIMRDVLHENRVDSAIALMSATLGVGGALGLPISALVAENTDWHWLFWIAGALGAVVFVLILWIVPVSVLRTAGRFDYLGAVALAIGLIGVLLAVSRGNSWGWTSPLTLGLAIGGILVLLVWGWYELRVENPLLDLRVAARRPVLLTNLASVAMGFALFTSNVAYPQMLELPVATGVGLGLSLLAASLVVMPSGLVMMVLSPISGTLARTIGPRVLLVAGSISLILAYGFSLIFSTEVWHFVVANILIGFGIGFGYAAMPMLIMRAVPPSETGASNGLNALARSLGTSTAAAIVGVVLATLSTGSGETRVPTSQAFQVSFLMGIGAAAIALVLALLIPTRSTPVEKRPSLP; encoded by the coding sequence ATGTCACGGGATGAAAACGCGCGTAAGAGATTATCCCGGAACAGCCCTCAGGGTCTGGTCGTCGCGATCCTGGCCCTCGCGGGCCTGTGTTCGTCGTTCATGTTCACCCTCGTGGTGCCGATCCAGTCGCAGCTGCCGCAGCTGCTGAACGCCTCGCGTGACGACACCGCCTGGGTCGTGACCTCGACGCTGCTCGCCGCCGCCGTCATCACTCCCATCGCGGGCCGCCTGGGCGACATGTACGGCAAGCGCCGCATCGTGCTCGTCCTGCTGGTCGTGATGATGCTCGGCTCGGTCGTGGCGGCGCTGTCGACCGGGATCATCGGCATGATCATCGGCCGCGCGCTGCAGGGCGCCGTGGTCGGCGTCGTGCCGCTGGGCATCTCGATCATGCGCGACGTGCTGCACGAGAACCGCGTCGACAGCGCGATCGCCCTCATGAGCGCGACCCTCGGCGTCGGCGGCGCCCTGGGGCTGCCGATCAGCGCCCTCGTGGCCGAGAACACCGACTGGCACTGGCTGTTCTGGATCGCCGGAGCCCTCGGCGCGGTCGTCTTCGTGCTGATCCTGTGGATCGTCCCCGTCAGCGTGCTGCGCACCGCCGGGCGCTTCGACTACCTCGGCGCCGTCGCCCTCGCGATCGGCCTGATCGGCGTGCTGCTCGCGGTCTCGCGTGGCAACTCGTGGGGCTGGACCTCGCCGCTGACGCTCGGCCTCGCCATCGGCGGCATCCTCGTTCTGCTCGTGTGGGGCTGGTACGAGCTGCGCGTCGAGAACCCGCTGCTCGACCTCCGCGTCGCCGCGCGCCGCCCCGTGCTGCTCACCAACCTGGCATCCGTCGCCATGGGCTTCGCCCTCTTCACCTCGAACGTCGCATACCCGCAGATGCTCGAGCTTCCTGTCGCGACCGGCGTCGGACTCGGCCTGTCACTGCTGGCCGCGAGCCTCGTGGTCATGCCCTCGGGCCTGGTGATGATGGTGCTCTCGCCGATCTCGGGCACCCTGGCCCGGACGATCGGACCCCGTGTGCTGCTCGTGGCCGGCTCGATCTCGCTCATCCTCGCCTACGGTTTCAGCCTGATCTTCTCGACCGAGGTCTGGCACTTCGTCGTCGCGAACATCCTGATCGGCTTCGGCATCGGGTTCGGGTACGCCGCCATGCCCATGCTCATCATGCGCGCCGTTCCGCCGAGCGAGACCGGAGCCTCGAACGGCCTCAACGCCCTCGCGCGTTCCCTCGGGACGAGCACCGCCGCCGCGATCGTCGGCGTCGTGCTCGCGACGCTGTCGACCGGCTCGGGCGAGACGCGCGTCCCGACCTCGCAGGCGTTCCAGGTGTCGTTCCTGATGGGCATCGGGGCCGCGGCCATCGCGCTCGTGCTGGCCCTGCTGATCCCCACGCGGTCGACGCCGGTCGAGAAGCGGCCGTCGCTGCCCTGA
- a CDS encoding cupin domain-containing protein encodes MSIESITSQPAHVFRPEELPSKNRGGGARTIPLVTAARGATTYLNGVTIFEPGAAIGHHTHNVAESVMVIAGSAVVDIDGERTALNTFDTTFVPANVAHHFENASDTEEMRIFWTYGSLDATRTLTASGEHGRVDAESADATGGSVRMVTEMATIAVLPGHEQDFEAAVAQAVPLFQRAHGARTLRLESSEENSQTYRLFVGWESVHDHVETFRTSDAFPLWRELIEPHIDGPLRVEHLRNVLTAF; translated from the coding sequence ATGAGCATCGAGAGCATCACCTCCCAGCCCGCGCACGTCTTCCGCCCCGAGGAGCTTCCCTCGAAGAACCGCGGCGGCGGTGCGCGAACGATCCCGCTCGTCACCGCCGCACGGGGCGCGACGACCTACCTCAACGGCGTCACCATCTTCGAGCCCGGTGCCGCCATCGGCCACCACACGCACAACGTCGCCGAGTCGGTCATGGTCATCGCCGGCAGCGCCGTCGTCGACATCGACGGGGAGCGCACCGCGCTGAACACGTTCGACACCACGTTCGTGCCCGCCAACGTCGCCCACCACTTCGAGAACGCCTCCGACACGGAGGAGATGCGGATCTTCTGGACCTACGGGTCGCTCGACGCCACCCGCACCCTCACCGCATCCGGGGAGCACGGAAGAGTGGATGCCGAGTCCGCCGACGCCACGGGCGGCTCGGTGCGGATGGTGACGGAGATGGCGACCATCGCCGTCCTCCCCGGCCACGAGCAGGACTTCGAGGCCGCGGTGGCGCAGGCCGTCCCCCTGTTCCAGCGGGCGCACGGGGCGCGGACGCTGCGGCTGGAGTCCTCGGAGGAGAACTCGCAGACCTACCGGCTCTTCGTGGGGTGGGAGAGCGTCCACGACCACGTCGAAACCTTCCGCACCTCTGACGCCTTCCCCCTCTGGCGCGAACTCATCGAACCCCACATCGACGGCCCCCTCCGGGTCGAGCACCTGCGCAACGTCCTGACCGCCTTCTAG
- a CDS encoding NAD-dependent succinate-semialdehyde dehydrogenase: protein MAITSVNPATEEVVASFELHTPDEVEQKLAAAAVAQRAWRREPIEVRTALLTRIAEVLRAGSEEYAQIITREMGKPIAESRAEIEKCAVTLDYYAAHAPKFLADERVESNATESAVVFDPLGVVLAIMPWNYPFWQFFRFAAPALAAGNAPFLKHANNVPEAALAVEEIVRKAGAPEGLCTTVLIDARDVKALIDDDRIAAVTLTGSTQVGRIVASQAGTALKKQVLELGGSDPFIVLADADIAEAAKVAVKARFTNVGQSCVNAKRFIVEEAVADAFVAAFVEHASALKVGDPMEDDTNIGPMARANLRDDLHQQVLRTLENENTVLKLGGAPVDGPGFYYPPTVIDHLRPGDTAFEEETFGPVAAIIRARDTAHAIELANDTEYGLGAALWTGDLDRARRLTREIDAGAVFVNGMVASDARLPFGGIKASGYGRELGVYGLREFVNVKTVWIGPAKTAPAATIGE, encoded by the coding sequence ATGGCCATTACCTCGGTGAACCCCGCGACCGAAGAGGTCGTCGCATCCTTCGAACTGCACACCCCCGACGAGGTCGAGCAGAAGTTGGCCGCGGCCGCTGTCGCTCAGCGCGCATGGCGCCGCGAGCCAATCGAGGTGCGCACGGCGTTGCTGACCCGCATCGCCGAGGTTCTGCGCGCGGGCAGTGAGGAATACGCCCAGATCATCACGCGCGAGATGGGCAAGCCCATCGCCGAGTCGCGGGCAGAGATCGAGAAGTGCGCGGTCACGCTGGACTACTACGCCGCGCACGCGCCGAAGTTCCTCGCCGACGAGCGGGTGGAGTCGAACGCGACCGAGAGTGCCGTGGTGTTCGACCCGCTGGGGGTGGTGCTGGCGATCATGCCGTGGAACTACCCGTTCTGGCAGTTCTTCCGCTTCGCCGCTCCCGCGCTGGCGGCCGGGAACGCGCCGTTCCTCAAGCACGCCAACAACGTGCCCGAGGCGGCCCTCGCGGTCGAGGAGATCGTGCGCAAGGCCGGCGCCCCCGAGGGCCTGTGCACGACCGTGCTCATCGACGCCCGAGACGTGAAGGCGCTGATCGACGACGACCGCATCGCCGCGGTCACCCTGACGGGCTCGACGCAGGTGGGCCGGATCGTGGCGTCGCAGGCGGGCACGGCGTTGAAGAAGCAGGTGCTCGAACTCGGCGGGTCGGACCCCTTCATCGTCCTCGCCGACGCCGACATCGCCGAGGCGGCGAAGGTGGCGGTGAAGGCGCGCTTCACCAACGTCGGTCAGAGCTGCGTGAACGCCAAGCGATTCATCGTCGAGGAGGCGGTGGCCGACGCGTTCGTCGCGGCCTTCGTCGAGCACGCGTCGGCGTTGAAGGTCGGCGACCCGATGGAGGACGACACGAACATCGGGCCGATGGCGCGGGCGAACCTGCGCGACGACCTGCATCAGCAGGTGCTGCGGACCCTCGAGAACGAGAACACCGTGCTCAAGCTCGGCGGGGCGCCGGTCGACGGCCCCGGGTTCTACTACCCGCCCACGGTCATCGACCACCTCCGCCCGGGTGACACCGCGTTCGAGGAAGAGACGTTCGGGCCCGTCGCGGCGATCATCCGCGCCCGCGACACGGCGCACGCGATCGAGCTGGCCAACGACACCGAGTACGGCCTCGGCGCCGCGCTGTGGACCGGCGACCTCGACCGGGCGCGCCGGCTGACGCGCGAGATCGACGCGGGAGCGGTGTTCGTCAACGGCATGGTCGCCTCCGACGCGCGTCTGCCGTTCGGCGGCATCAAGGCGTCCGGCTACGGCCGCGAGCTCGGCGTCTACGGGCTGCGGGAGTTCGTCAACGTCAAGACCGTGTGGATCGGCCCCGCGAAGACCGCCCCGGCCGCAACGATCGGCGAGTGA
- a CDS encoding CitMHS family transporter: MLVVLGFAMIAVFMTLVMTKRATPIATLILVPIIFGLFTGAGLGLSDMIIESFLKLAPTAGLLFFAIMFFGTMIDVGLFDPLIRLILRFVGNHPTRLVVGTALLTSIVSLDGDGSTTFIIVTSAFLPIYLRLGMSPVILTVVAAMSNGVLNTVPWGGSTARAAAALNVSPIDIFVPMIPSIAAGIGAVLVLAYLMGRSETKRLGRLELTESPGFLRRADAVSEEIQAGSSRRFRDRSAQENAAPAWNSSVVVTNNFAVPVDDEGKNILDRPNARPKLIWFNLALTLAVMTVLVMDITEPVVIFLVAAALALVVNFPRIQEQSAQIKAHASSIVSVVGMVFAASVLTGVMSGTGMVEAMAAWLVSVIPPVLGPFMAVIAGILSIPLTFIMTNDAFYFGVLPILAETAGHFGIEPVEMARASLVGQALHQSSPLVASFLLLIGLANVNLGEHFKKVIWRGTIVALVMLAVGGFIAYPLF; the protein is encoded by the coding sequence ATGCTCGTAGTACTCGGCTTCGCGATGATCGCGGTGTTCATGACGCTGGTCATGACCAAGCGCGCCACGCCCATAGCCACGCTGATCCTCGTGCCGATCATCTTCGGGCTGTTCACCGGCGCGGGCCTCGGCCTGAGCGACATGATCATCGAGTCGTTCCTCAAGTTGGCGCCGACCGCCGGGTTGCTGTTCTTCGCGATCATGTTCTTCGGCACGATGATCGACGTCGGGCTGTTCGACCCGCTGATCCGCCTCATCCTGCGCTTCGTGGGCAACCACCCCACCCGACTGGTGGTGGGCACCGCGCTTCTGACGTCCATCGTGTCGCTCGATGGCGACGGATCGACGACGTTCATCATCGTGACCTCGGCGTTCCTGCCGATCTACCTGCGTCTCGGCATGAGTCCGGTGATCCTCACCGTGGTGGCCGCGATGTCGAACGGTGTGCTCAACACCGTGCCGTGGGGCGGGTCGACGGCGCGGGCGGCCGCTGCGTTGAACGTGTCGCCCATCGATATCTTCGTGCCGATGATCCCCTCGATCGCGGCGGGCATCGGGGCTGTCCTGGTCCTGGCCTACCTGATGGGCCGCTCCGAGACGAAGCGTCTCGGCCGTCTCGAGCTGACCGAGTCCCCGGGCTTCCTCCGGCGAGCGGATGCCGTGAGCGAGGAGATCCAGGCCGGTTCCTCGCGTCGGTTCCGCGACCGCAGCGCTCAGGAGAACGCCGCTCCGGCGTGGAACTCCTCGGTGGTCGTCACCAACAACTTCGCCGTTCCGGTCGACGATGAGGGCAAGAACATCCTGGACCGGCCCAACGCCCGTCCGAAGCTCATCTGGTTCAACCTGGCGCTGACCCTGGCCGTGATGACGGTTCTCGTCATGGACATCACCGAGCCGGTCGTCATCTTCCTCGTCGCCGCCGCCCTCGCCCTGGTGGTCAACTTCCCGCGCATCCAGGAACAGTCCGCGCAGATCAAGGCGCACGCCTCGTCGATCGTGTCCGTCGTCGGAATGGTCTTCGCCGCTTCCGTGCTCACCGGTGTCATGAGCGGCACCGGCATGGTCGAGGCGATGGCCGCTTGGCTGGTGAGCGTCATCCCGCCCGTGCTCGGACCTTTCATGGCCGTGATCGCCGGCATCCTGAGCATTCCGTTGACCTTCATCATGACCAACGACGCGTTCTACTTCGGGGTGCTGCCCATCCTCGCCGAGACCGCCGGGCACTTCGGTATCGAACCGGTCGAGATGGCGCGTGCGTCTCTCGTGGGTCAGGCCCTGCACCAGTCGAGCCCGCTGGTGGCGTCGTTCCTGCTGCTCATCGGTCTCGCGAATGTCAACCTCGGAGAGCACTTCAAGAAGGTGATCTGGCGCGGCACCATCGTCGCGCTGGTCATGCTCGCCGTCGGCGGCTTCATCGCCTACCCCCTCTTCTGA
- a CDS encoding GntR family transcriptional regulator, which produces MVEAMGAWRGKADRAYAQLRHDIETGVFAPGQALSEIELSTHTGASRTPVREAIRRLAAEGLVDLEPRRAPTVSRISLRGARALFDFRRLIEPEAVRAVAHKAETNPALRDDLLALLDTFHAMRGVPYDETFAEQFRRATAEFDRIVALHTPNSYLARAIADLRPHSARLRYIAHSDRSRLQESVNEHIAMCTAIIDGNPDAAAAAMTTHLHHVDQAIFRQLLGGEAGEILVS; this is translated from the coding sequence ATGGTCGAAGCAATGGGCGCCTGGCGGGGAAAAGCCGACAGGGCGTACGCGCAGCTTCGCCACGACATCGAGACGGGCGTGTTCGCGCCGGGCCAGGCCCTGTCGGAGATCGAGCTCTCGACGCACACCGGCGCCTCGCGCACGCCGGTACGCGAGGCCATCCGCCGCCTCGCCGCCGAAGGGCTCGTGGACCTCGAGCCGCGGCGCGCCCCCACGGTGTCCCGAATCTCGCTGCGCGGAGCACGCGCGCTGTTCGACTTCCGTCGGCTCATCGAGCCCGAGGCCGTGCGGGCGGTGGCGCACAAGGCCGAGACGAACCCCGCTCTGCGGGACGACCTCCTCGCCCTCCTCGACACCTTCCACGCGATGCGCGGGGTCCCTTACGACGAGACGTTCGCGGAGCAGTTCCGTCGAGCGACGGCGGAGTTCGACCGCATCGTCGCCCTCCACACGCCCAACAGCTACCTCGCCCGCGCCATCGCGGATCTGCGTCCGCACAGCGCCCGGCTGCGCTATATCGCGCACAGCGACCGGTCTCGCCTGCAGGAGTCGGTGAACGAGCACATCGCGATGTGCACCGCCATCATCGACGGGAACCCCGATGCCGCCGCCGCGGCGATGACGACGCACCTGCATCACGTCGACCAGGCGATCTTCCGGCAACTCCTGGGGGGCGAAGCCGGAGAGATCCTGGTCTCCTAA
- a CDS encoding putative quinol monooxygenase, producing MHAVWVELEVLPGKVEEFRRAIAANAEATVRDEPGCFSFDVIELDPERRRFAFYEIYRDRDAFVVEHRSAAHYGAWKAAVAETVVPGSQTITEGRRLFAERA from the coding sequence ATGCACGCCGTCTGGGTCGAACTGGAAGTGCTTCCGGGAAAGGTGGAGGAGTTCCGTCGCGCGATCGCGGCGAATGCGGAGGCGACCGTACGCGATGAGCCCGGGTGCTTCTCGTTCGATGTGATCGAACTCGACCCTGAGCGCCGGCGCTTCGCGTTCTACGAGATCTACCGCGATCGTGACGCCTTCGTCGTCGAGCACCGGAGCGCGGCACACTACGGCGCGTGGAAAGCGGCCGTCGCCGAGACCGTGGTGCCGGGCTCGCAGACCATCACCGAAGGCCGGCGCCTATTCGCCGAGCGCGCTTAG
- a CDS encoding Ldh family oxidoreductase — translation MVAQPAHPDTLTATPDSTASPAAASETTRVDPTALRAFTRDVFESVDVPRADAELVADSLVAADEWGHQSHGVLRLPWYLERLRTGAMRPVAEPTTVVDTGAMLILDGHDGMGQVLTERARIEAVRRAKQHGVGLVGVRNSNHFGTAMYFTRRAAHDGCAAILTTNASPAMAPWGGREKRLGTNPWSIAAPYGDKVVAVDIANTAVARGKIYLARQKGEPIPDTWALTPEGARTTDAAEAVHGVILPMAGHKGYAITFMMDVLSGALTGSAVGTGVHGPYEPTARSGAGHMFIAIDVETAADIEHYRASVAALVDEAKSVPLAQGHSEVFYPGELEDRAAAAVADAGGLLLPEQTLLDLRRVADEQGVALPL, via the coding sequence ATGGTTGCTCAGCCTGCGCATCCCGATACGCTCACCGCGACGCCCGATTCCACGGCGTCCCCCGCCGCGGCATCCGAGACGACGCGCGTCGACCCGACGGCACTGCGCGCGTTCACGCGCGACGTCTTCGAGAGCGTCGACGTCCCCCGCGCCGACGCGGAGCTCGTGGCCGACTCCCTCGTCGCCGCCGACGAGTGGGGTCACCAGTCGCACGGCGTCCTGCGGCTGCCGTGGTACCTCGAGCGACTCCGCACCGGCGCCATGCGCCCGGTCGCCGAACCCACGACCGTCGTCGACACCGGCGCGATGCTCATCCTCGACGGCCACGACGGCATGGGTCAAGTGCTCACCGAACGCGCCCGCATCGAAGCCGTGCGTCGCGCGAAGCAGCACGGCGTCGGGCTCGTGGGCGTGCGCAACTCCAACCACTTCGGCACGGCGATGTACTTCACCCGCCGCGCCGCGCACGACGGCTGCGCCGCCATCCTCACCACGAACGCCTCGCCCGCCATGGCACCCTGGGGCGGGCGCGAGAAGCGACTCGGCACGAACCCCTGGTCGATCGCCGCCCCCTACGGCGACAAAGTCGTCGCGGTCGACATCGCGAACACCGCCGTCGCGCGCGGCAAGATCTACCTGGCCCGCCAGAAGGGCGAGCCCATTCCCGACACCTGGGCGCTCACCCCCGAAGGCGCACGCACGACGGATGCCGCCGAAGCGGTGCACGGAGTCATCCTGCCCATGGCCGGGCACAAGGGGTACGCGATCACCTTCATGATGGACGTGCTCTCGGGCGCCCTGACCGGCAGCGCCGTCGGCACCGGCGTGCACGGACCCTACGAACCGACCGCGCGCAGCGGCGCCGGACACATGTTCATCGCCATCGACGTCGAGACCGCCGCGGACATCGAGCACTATCGTGCCAGCGTCGCCGCGCTCGTCGACGAGGCGAAGTCGGTACCGCTCGCGCAGGGCCATTCCGAGGTGTTCTACCCCGGCGAGCTCGAAGATCGTGCCGCGGCAGCGGTCGCCGATGCCGGCGGTCTGCTCCTCCCCGAGCAGACGCTGCTCGACCTGCGTCGGGTGGCCGACGAGCAGGGCGTCGCGCTCCCCCTGTAA
- a CDS encoding MerR family transcriptional regulator: MSSFLWLPTVGAEHEVKAKLCHYCQGQVEAEEGRNTMKISEAADAIGAPARMLRYYEQQGLIAASRSSNGYRDYSQEQVEHARHVRALVEAGLSTRMIKIVLDIETPGPAKRSEVGGRASAEELARELRVVENRIVCLEKSRDAVISYLEGTGYADLLANARLSRASDGPDRPTT; this comes from the coding sequence ATGTCTTCCTTCCTCTGGCTCCCGACGGTCGGGGCCGAGCACGAAGTGAAGGCTAAACTTTGCCATTACTGTCAAGGTCAAGTCGAGGCAGAAGAAGGGCGCAACACCATGAAGATCAGCGAGGCGGCGGACGCAATCGGGGCCCCCGCGCGCATGCTGCGGTACTACGAACAACAAGGCCTAATCGCGGCGTCACGTTCGTCGAACGGGTACCGGGACTACTCGCAAGAGCAGGTTGAGCACGCCCGCCATGTCCGCGCGCTGGTCGAAGCGGGCCTGTCCACCCGGATGATCAAGATCGTCTTGGACATCGAGACCCCTGGCCCGGCGAAACGATCAGAAGTGGGCGGGCGGGCATCTGCCGAGGAGCTCGCCCGGGAACTGCGGGTCGTGGAGAACCGCATCGTCTGCCTCGAAAAGAGCCGAGACGCTGTGATCTCATACCTCGAAGGCACGGGGTACGCGGACCTCCTCGCCAACGCGCGCCTCTCACGCGCGTCAGACGGCCCCGACCGGCCGACAACCTGA
- a CDS encoding aromatic alcohol reductase, which yields MSTRSWDGQSRKILVIGAGELGMPVLRNVVRRAADVPAASVDVLLRNTTINSTAPAKQRDVAEIRQLGIGIVHGDLVESTIEDLAAIFRDYDTVIGCTGITAGLDTPMKVAQAALAAALPRYFPWQFGVDFDVIGRGSPQDIFDSQLDVRDLLRSQHDMEWVIISTGMFMNYLFDADSGMVDLPNNTVNALGTADTAVTVTTPEDIGALTAEIVFTEPRIRDEIVYVAGDTITYGQLAKTLETILDRPFELRVWSEPTLMAELASDPDNMTRKYRAAFAQGRGVAWPKAETFNARRQIKTTTLREWIAENIAA from the coding sequence ATGTCAACGCGCAGCTGGGACGGCCAGTCACGAAAGATCCTCGTCATCGGGGCGGGGGAGCTCGGGATGCCTGTCCTCCGCAACGTGGTCCGCCGAGCCGCCGACGTACCTGCCGCCTCGGTCGACGTGCTGCTGCGGAACACCACGATTAACTCGACGGCGCCGGCGAAGCAGCGCGACGTCGCCGAGATCCGTCAGCTCGGCATCGGCATCGTCCACGGCGACCTGGTGGAGAGCACCATCGAGGACCTCGCCGCCATCTTCCGCGACTACGACACCGTCATCGGCTGCACCGGTATCACCGCAGGCCTCGACACCCCGATGAAGGTTGCCCAGGCCGCACTCGCAGCCGCACTTCCGCGGTACTTCCCGTGGCAGTTCGGCGTCGACTTCGACGTCATCGGCCGCGGCAGCCCGCAAGACATCTTCGATTCCCAGCTCGATGTTCGTGACCTGCTCCGCTCTCAGCACGACATGGAGTGGGTGATCATCTCCACCGGCATGTTCATGAACTACCTCTTCGACGCTGACTCCGGAATGGTCGACCTGCCGAACAACACCGTGAACGCCCTCGGCACGGCGGACACCGCCGTCACTGTCACCACCCCGGAAGACATCGGCGCTCTGACCGCGGAAATCGTCTTCACCGAGCCGCGCATCCGCGACGAGATCGTGTACGTGGCCGGCGACACGATCACCTACGGTCAGCTCGCGAAGACCCTCGAAACGATCCTCGACCGTCCGTTCGAGCTGCGGGTGTGGTCCGAGCCGACGCTGATGGCGGAGCTTGCGTCCGACCCTGACAACATGACCCGGAAGTACCGGGCAGCGTTCGCGCAGGGGCGCGGCGTCGCGTGGCCGAAGGCCGAGACATTCAACGCTCGCCGGCAGATCAAGACGACAACCCTCCGTGAGTGGATCGCGGAAAACATCGCAGCCTGA
- a CDS encoding MBL fold metallo-hydrolase: MILRKHTHPTVVLEKDGASLLIDPGVFTTDAPELIRDASVVLITHDHPDHADVDLLTAALDSQPDLKIWAPPSVANQIPRHGDRIRVVEPGGTGDAAGFHISVVGGRHESIHLDMPASGNVGYVIDQDVYHPGDSYYVPEENVTTLLVPLSGPFSRLDKIVDFIRAARPTRAIAIHDVLLTEMGKEFLAQFITPLAGLELAVLRDNDSVQI, from the coding sequence ATGATTCTCCGCAAGCACACGCACCCGACCGTCGTCCTCGAGAAGGACGGCGCCTCGCTCCTCATCGACCCCGGGGTCTTCACGACGGACGCACCGGAACTCATCCGCGATGCGTCCGTAGTACTCATCACGCATGACCACCCGGACCACGCCGATGTCGATCTCCTCACCGCCGCCCTCGACAGCCAGCCGGATCTCAAGATCTGGGCTCCCCCCAGCGTCGCGAACCAGATCCCCCGACATGGTGACCGGATCCGGGTCGTCGAGCCCGGTGGCACAGGGGACGCCGCCGGCTTCCATATCTCTGTCGTCGGCGGTCGCCACGAGTCCATCCACCTCGACATGCCCGCGTCCGGCAACGTCGGTTACGTCATCGACCAGGACGTCTACCACCCCGGCGACTCCTATTACGTCCCCGAAGAGAACGTGACAACCCTCCTTGTGCCGCTCTCCGGCCCGTTCTCCCGGCTGGACAAGATCGTGGACTTCATCCGTGCCGCCCGCCCGACACGAGCGATCGCGATCCACGACGTACTGCTGACGGAGATGGGAAAGGAGTTCCTCGCACAGTTCATCACCCCGCTCGCCGGACTGGAACTCGCAGTCCTTCGCGACAACGACTCCGTCCAGATCTGA
- a CDS encoding nuclear transport factor 2 family protein, protein MLPSSHSRLVEAYLEALSSADIDAVLDLFTPDGVVSSPLYGERSARDFYLTLFADTAASTLTLRQILISPAAAAPTLAFWFDFDWTLADGTPAPFTVVDVAELDPDGRIRHLHIIYDTYPIRSLWDQQQRAGTAPTR, encoded by the coding sequence ATGCTTCCTTCGTCTCACTCGCGCCTCGTCGAGGCATACCTAGAGGCGCTCTCTTCAGCGGACATAGACGCCGTGCTCGACTTGTTCACCCCGGATGGTGTCGTGAGTTCCCCTCTGTACGGTGAGCGCTCGGCACGAGACTTCTACCTCACCTTGTTCGCTGACACAGCTGCGTCCACGCTCACCCTTCGCCAGATCCTGATCAGCCCAGCGGCAGCGGCGCCAACCCTCGCGTTCTGGTTTGACTTCGATTGGACACTCGCGGACGGCACCCCCGCCCCATTTACCGTCGTCGACGTTGCTGAACTCGATCCTGATGGGCGCATCCGACACCTGCACATCATCTACGACACGTATCCGATCCGGTCCCTTTGGGATCAACAGCAGCGGGCGGGCACAGCCCCGACTCGTTGA